The Lycium ferocissimum isolate CSIRO_LF1 chromosome 8, AGI_CSIRO_Lferr_CH_V1, whole genome shotgun sequence DNA segment caattattctaagacCACGTGTCACACCATTAGTGGATTACGTCCAGGCAGTTTATTCAATTATGCTGTGTATATAAGTGTCAGTCCATTAGAACAatctccttttcttcttcacttctcagCTAAAACCCTAAAAATCCTCTCAAAAATGGAATCCAAAGAACCCCAAAATCCACCGATTGAATcacaacaagaagaagaaaacacaaacaaaatcTCCAAAAAAGAAGCCGCCAAACTAGAACGCCAGCGCCGCCGTCAAGAGGCTGCCGCCGCCGCCACCACCGCCGCCATCTCCACCATCTCAATCGAACAACCCGACCCGCTTTCCACAAACTACGGTGACGTAGCCCTAGTTGATCTTCAGTCCAAATCCATTTCGGGTCGTAGATGGACCGAAGTAGGGTCCATTAACCCGGAATTGAAGGATCAGGTAGTCCTTATTCGGGGTAGAGTACAGACGATTAGACCTGTTGGAAAAAAGATAGCTTTTGTTGTTGTGAGGGAAAGAGGGTTTACAGTGCAATGTGTGTTGACTGTAAAGGTTGATTTAGTTAGTCCACAAATGGTGAAATATACTACTAGTTTGAGCAAAGAGTCTATTGTTGATATTGAAGGCGTTGTTTCGATACCCGAAAAGCCAATTACTGGTGCTACTCAACAACAGGTAGATTTATTATCAAAAAAGCTCATTGCTTTATGCTTTAtactctgtttggatggttgttatattatattgtgttgtattgtatcgTACTGTATTGTTTTGATGGATACAATATTTGGGTAGATCGTATTGTTTCCGTCGTTACATAATGTCATATATCAgcaatttgaaggataaaccaACAAGAAAAGTAGGGTAGGGGGCAGCGCTAAGTAGGGTATAGAATAAAATAGGATTATTAGATAAGGCCATGACGGGTTGCAAGTGGACTGAGGTGGGGTCCATTAACCCGGAATTGAAGGATCAGGCGATCCTTATTCGGGATAGAGTACAGACGATTAGGCCCGTTGGGAAAAAGATAGCTTTTGTTGTTGTGAGGTAAAGGTTGATTTGGTTAGTTCACAAATGGTGAAATATGCTACTAGTTTGAGCAAAGAGTCTATTGTTGATATTGAAGGTGTTGTTTCTATACCTGAGAAGCCAATTACTGGTGCCACTCAACAACAGGtagatttttttatatattgtttcataatttatcgtattatattgtgttgtgttgtgttgtgttgtgttgtatcgtatcgtattgtattgttttgatgGATACGACATTTGGATAGATTGTATTGTTTCCCGTCGTTACATAATGTCATATATCAgcaatttgaaggataaaccaACAAGAACAGTAGGGTAGGGGGCAATGCTAAGTAGGGTAAAGAATAAAACAGGATTATTAGATAAGGCCATGACGGGTTGCAAGTGGACTGAGGTGGGGTCCATTAACccggaattgaaggagcaggtGATCTTGATTCGGGGTAGATTAGACCCGTTGGGAAAAAGATAGCTTTTGTTGTTGTGAGGGAAAGAGGGTTTACAGTGCAACGTGTGTTGACTGTAAAGGTTGATTTGGTTAGTCCACAAATGGTGAAATATGCTACTAGTTTGAGCAAAGAGTCCATTGTTGATATTGAAGGTGTTGTTTCCATACCTGAAAAGCCAATTACGGGTTCCACTCAACAACAGGTAGATTTATATCAAAAGAGTTGATTGCTTTATGGTTCAAATGGAAAATGAGAGGAGGAATAAAATGCTTATGGTGATCATCTAGTTGAGGAGTCGATCATTTCCAAGATCTatgttttttcttgatatgcatAGTTGTCATATATTTTAGTATACATTCAACAGCTACCCTGTCTCAATCTCGAAAACTAAGTTGGTGTCAGttatttgaatcattaaaataaattgttttTCATAAGTTTAGTCAATTTTCATTCCATTCCATTGGACCTGTTTCATTTCAATACTCAATAAAATTGTGTTTTAATTGAATAGCCAGGTTAGGGGTTCTCCAGCACTAGTTTTTCTACACTTCTCATATATTCCAATAATGTAAACAAAAACGACTATGCCTCTATCCCAAACTAAGTTACCGTCGGCTATATGAACCCTTAATATCCATTTGCTCCTTGTAGACCGTTTTATTCCAAACAAGAACAACTATGCTTCAATCTCAAACAAGTTGGGCTTGACAATATGAATCACCATTCCATTTAAGCTCAACTTGAGGGATCAATTGATAGACATTTTTTTTGAGGATGAGAATCCAGGATGAACGCTTTTCTCTTTCACTATGTGCTGACTGGATTGTCAATAAGTTGTCACTTAATACAACTATAGGGTTCATAATACTGGAGCTTTTCTACATTTTAGTCTGACATACACCTCTCTAAACAAACTAAAATGACTCATGGCAAATGAGAGTAAATGAAAGAAGGAGAGCTGGCTTATTAGAAAATAAGCCTGGTCTAAATGCTGTTGAAGAAATTTTGAAGTTTTATTATATGCTGGATTATTTTGTTTTGTATGGTAGTCACCAGTACTTATCAGGCTTTGTTATTTGCTTCAGGTGGAAGTTCAAATAAGCAAGCTTTATTGTGTCAACAGGGCTGTGCCCACTCTACCTATTAATATTGAGGATGCTGCTAGAAGCGAGGTCGAGATAGAACAAGCTTTAAAGGTATACTTTATTCTCTCCTCGAATTGGTTCATTgctttattaaaattttaacatTGAAATCTGTTGACAATATATTGCTGGGGAAAGTCATCAGCATTTAGCAGTTATCTTTTCAAAATTAGatgttccaacaaatttaaaaaactgGAATAATGCAGCCTATTTTCTTTCTATCGTTTTGATCGTCTATTGACATCCTTCTATCAAGTGCAGAATGACGGGCAGCTTGTTCGTGTAAATCAGGATACTCGTTTAAACTTCAGAGTACTAGACATGCGCACACCTGCAAATCAAGGAATCTTCCGCATTCAATGTCAAGTTGAAAATGTTTGTTATGCCATCCTGTATTTCAATTTCATCTCTTTTTAGTGTTGGAAAAATGTCTATTGCAAAACATGCTTTACATTCTGTTTGGAGAAGACTAGTTGATTTCAGCTGCATGGAAAGACTGTAGTGTGCAGAAGACAGTTAATTAGAATAGAGTGGGGAAAGGTGCCTTTGTGCATAATTTGGTCTATATGGCTGGGAGAAATCAGACGTGTTTTGAGAGTGTTGAATGAACACTGCATAGTCTCAAGTATAGAGACCCATATCATTTGTTATAAACAAGATACAATATTTCACCCCAAAAATAAACAAGATTCATGAATGCTTTGGTGGATTTCTTGTACTTTTTATAATCCCTGGGAATATTACTTGTAACCCGTTACAACACCTACTCGGTGCTATAAATGTTAAATACACTTCTTATTTACCCAAAAACTTCTTATTAACAAGTCTTTCTAAATTTGAAGTTTAATGTTAGCTAACATCCAGGGGTATCCAACTGCATTTATATGAATCACTTCATTTTGTGCTTGCGTTAAGTTTCATCTTGTTTACCTATCTTCAGTTATGCTTGTTATGAATTTGTCATTTCATGAGGATTTAAGATTCAAAACTGgtaacttcatttttttcttgagaTGTAGCCACAAACATATTTGGAAATGTTTTACCAATCTCTATCCGCGTACAAATTACAATAGAATTAGTGTCACTGCTTCTAAGAGATATGTTGCCGTGGTGCATATTCCCTTGATTACACATTGGCACAATATCATATTTCTATTGTTGTTATCTTTTTAACGTAGAAGTGATTCAAATTTTGGTTTCAGTCACTTTCTGGTGAGATAATAGGGAAAAACTTGttgaacaaaaagaaagaacttGGTAGATTGCTCCCTACATTTCTATTGAGTCCTTGTAAACTGTAGCTGATGAGCTGATTTTCTCCTGTTAAAATGCAGATATTTAGGCAGTTTTTGCTCTCTGAAGGATTTGTAGGAATCCACACCCCAAAATTGATTGCAGGGTCTAGTGAAGGCGGTTCAGCTGTTTTCAGATTAGTTTATAAAGGTGGTGTACCTGCATGTCTGGCTCAGTCACCTCAACTTCACAAACAAATGGCAATTTGTGGTGATTTTAGCCGTGTCTTTGAAATTGGGCCCGTCTTTAGAGCAGAAGATTCTTTTACACATAGACATCTGTGTGAGTTTACAGGTCTTGATGTTGAAATGGAGATTAAGGAACATTATTCAGAGGTATGGCATGCTGGAACCTCCTAGAATATTGCCAACTGTTTCTATAAGTACAATATGAAGTAGTACTTTTTTATTTGGATGATTACAATATGAAGACTACATTTGCAGGTCATGGATATTGTTGACCGCTTATTTGTAGCCATGTTCGATAGCTTGAATGAGAACTGCAAAAAGGAACTTGAAGCCATTGGAAAACAATATCCATTTGAACCTCTGAAGGTAACTAGGCTCGGCTTCAGTGACCACTATGCTACTTGTGATTGCTGAACTT contains these protein-coding regions:
- the LOC132068000 gene encoding aspartate--tRNA ligase 2, cytoplasmic-like isoform X2 — protein: MESKEPQNPPIESQQEEENTNKISKKEAAKLERQRRRQEAAAAATTAAISTISIEQPDPLSTNYGDVALVDLQSKSISGRRWTEVGSINPELKDQAILIRDRVQTIRPVGKKIAFVVVRERGFTVQRVLTVKVDLVSPQMVKYATSLSKESIVDIEGVVSIPEKPITGSTQQQVEVQISKLYCVNRAVPTLPINIEDAARSEVEIEQALKNDGQLVRVNQDTRLNFRVLDMRTPANQGIFRIQCQVENIFRQFLLSEGFVGIHTPKLIAGSSEGGSAVFRLVYKGGVPACLAQSPQLHKQMAICGDFSRVFEIGPVFRAEDSFTHRHLCEFTGLDVEMEIKEHYSEVMDIVDRLFVAMFDSLNENCKKELEAIGKQYPFEPLKYLRKTLRLTFAEGIQMLKEAGIEADPLGDLNTETERKLGQLVAEKYGTEFYILHKYPQAVRPFYTMPCHDNPSYSNSFDVFIRGEEIISGAQRIHVPEFLEKRAGECGIDVKTISTYIDSFRYGAPPHGGFGVGLERVVMLFCALNNIRKTSLFPRDPQRIAP
- the LOC132068000 gene encoding aspartate--tRNA ligase 2, cytoplasmic-like isoform X1 produces the protein MESKEPQNPPIESQQEEENTNKISKKEAAKLERQRRRQEAAAAATTAAISTISIEQPDPLSTNYGDVALVDLQSKSISGRRWTEVGSINPELKDQVVLIRGRVQTIRPVGKKIAFVVVRERGFTVQCVLTVKVDLVSPQMVKYTTSLSKESIVDIEGVVSIPEKPITGATQQQVEVQISKLYCVNRAVPTLPINIEDAARSEVEIEQALKNDGQLVRVNQDTRLNFRVLDMRTPANQGIFRIQCQVENIFRQFLLSEGFVGIHTPKLIAGSSEGGSAVFRLVYKGGVPACLAQSPQLHKQMAICGDFSRVFEIGPVFRAEDSFTHRHLCEFTGLDVEMEIKEHYSEVMDIVDRLFVAMFDSLNENCKKELEAIGKQYPFEPLKYLRKTLRLTFAEGIQMLKEAGIEADPLGDLNTETERKLGQLVAEKYGTEFYILHKYPQAVRPFYTMPCHDNPSYSNSFDVFIRGEEIISGAQRIHVPEFLEKRAGECGIDVKTISTYIDSFRYGAPPHGGFGVGLERVVMLFCALNNIRKTSLFPRDPQRIAP
- the LOC132068000 gene encoding aspartate--tRNA ligase 2, cytoplasmic-like isoform X3; this encodes MVKYATSLSKESIVDIEGVVSIPEKPITGSTQQQVEVQISKLYCVNRAVPTLPINIEDAARSEVEIEQALKNDGQLVRVNQDTRLNFRVLDMRTPANQGIFRIQCQVENIFRQFLLSEGFVGIHTPKLIAGSSEGGSAVFRLVYKGGVPACLAQSPQLHKQMAICGDFSRVFEIGPVFRAEDSFTHRHLCEFTGLDVEMEIKEHYSEVMDIVDRLFVAMFDSLNENCKKELEAIGKQYPFEPLKYLRKTLRLTFAEGIQMLKEAGIEADPLGDLNTETERKLGQLVAEKYGTEFYILHKYPQAVRPFYTMPCHDNPSYSNSFDVFIRGEEIISGAQRIHVPEFLEKRAGECGIDVKTISTYIDSFRYGAPPHGGFGVGLERVVMLFCALNNIRKTSLFPRDPQRIAP